From Oncorhynchus tshawytscha isolate Ot180627B linkage group LG27, Otsh_v2.0, whole genome shotgun sequence, a single genomic window includes:
- the LOC112234108 gene encoding recoverin-like, with product MGNSKSGALSKELLEDLKSNTKYNEAELCVWYQSFLKECPTGRITKEQFEGIYASFFPNADPTEYARHVFRSFDTNADGQLDFKEYIVALHLTSGGKTLQKLEWAFALYDVDGNGTISKNEIQEIVKSIFNMIPEEDQKDLPEDENTPDKRADKVWDFFGKKEDDKIAEREFIQGVMDNKDILRLIQYDEPQKIKDKLKEKKQ from the exons ATGGGGAATTCTAAGAGTGGGGCACTGTCCAAGGAACTTCTGGAGGACCTGAAGTCCAATACTAAGTACAACGAGGCCGAGCTGTGTGTCTGGTACCAGTCCTTCCTCAAGGAATGCCCCACAGGCAGGATCACCAAGGAGCAATTTGAGGGCATTTATGCCAGCTTCTTCCCTAATGCAGATCCTACTGAGTACGCAAGGCATGTCTTTAGGAGCTTTGATACCAACGCAGATGGTCAACTGGACTTTAAGGAGTACATTGTGGCCCTGCACCTTACCTCCGGAGGTAAGACCCTGCAGAAGCTAGAGTGGGCCTTCGCCCTCTACGACGTGGATGGAAACGGAACCATCAGCAAAAATGAGATCCAAGAGATTGTTAAG TCAATATTTAACATGATCCCAGAGGAAGACCAAAAGGACCTGCCTGAAGATGAAAACACACCTGATAAGAGAGCAGACAAAGTCTGGGACTTTTTTGGAAAGAAAGAAGATG ACAAGATTGCAGAGAGGGAATTCATTCAAGGAGTGATGGACAACAAGGACATCCTACGGTTGATTCAGTATGATGAGCCCCAGAAAATCAAGGACAAACTGAAGGAGAAGAAACAATAG
- the LOC112258944 gene encoding germ cell-specific gene 1-like protein produces the protein MGTECSRRGSLALTLNIVAFTCALSAVTTSFWCEGTRKVVKPFCTGPVTTRQSYCIRFNSSNINDSRLVQYIWESGEEKFLMRKFHTGIFFSCEQAADMNGFNCRDFKDIAPDHEKGVLWLCITAECLYLILLFTGGVLMWLELCPCLSVMNKLKLNAFAAMFTALSGLLGMVAHMMFTTAFQLAVAMGPEDWRPKTWDYSWSYILAWGSFATCMASAVTALNRYTKTIVEFKYKRRNIEKNLRIKQKLLEMDLPEHMWDMYLTAVPARGEGNAGPLDLPVNGHKPSTGAAYVMGLDSMTGPQGEAYC, from the exons ATGGGGACAGAGTGCAGTCGGCGGGGGTCCCTGGCGCTCACCCTCAACATTGTAGCATTTACGTGTGCCCTGTCAGCAGTGACCACTAGCTTCTGGTGCGAGGGGACCAGGAAGGTGGTCAAGCCTTTCTGCACGGGGCCGGTGACGACCAGGCAGTCGTACTGCATTCGCTTCAACAGCAGTAACATCAATGACAGCCGGCTGGTGCAGTACATCTGGGAGTCGGGAGAAGAGAAGTTCCTGATGAGGAAGTTCCACACTGGCATCTTCTTCTCCTGTGAGCAGGCTGCTGACATGAATG GTTTTAACTGCAGAGACTTTAAAGACATTGCACCTGACCATGAAAAAG GGGTCCTGTGGCTGTGCATCACAGCTGAGTGTCTCTACCTCATCCTGCTGTTCACGGGAGGTGTACTCATGTGGTTAGAGCTGTGTCCTTGCCTCAGCGTCATGAACAAGCTGAAGCTCAACGCCTTTGCTGCCATGTTCACCGCTCTGTCAG GCCTTTTGGGGATGGTTGCCCACATGATGTTCACCACGGCCTTTCAGCTGGCTGTGGCTATGGGTCCGGAGGACTGGAGGCCCAAGACCTGGGACTACAGCTGGTCCTACAT CTTAGCATGGGGCTCCTTCGCCACCTGCATGGCTTCTGCAGTGACAGCACTGAACAGGTACACCAAGACCATCGTAGAGTTCAAGTACAAGCGGCGGAACATTGAGAAGAACCTGAGGATCAAGCAGAAGCTGCTGGAGATGGACCTGCCAGAGCATATGTGGGACATGTACCTGACGGCTGTGCCTGCAAGGGGAGAAGGAAATGCTGGGCCTCTGGACCTCCCTGTCAATGGGCACAAACCCTCCACTGGAGCAGCCTATGTAATGGGCCTGGACAGCATGACAGGACCACAGGGAGAGGCCTACTGCTAa
- the LOC112258943 gene encoding heparan sulfate glucosamine 3-O-sulfotransferase 3B1-like: MIADVMQKPGHPALHSRKKLPLSTFGEVGFSIPAVALRCGVAVGAASPQPMPDWNLMPKALEGQVVLEKTPRYFVTADSPGRIHSMSQEVKLIVVVRDPVTRAISDYTQIISKTPGVPSFESLTFHNGTEEALKVDSLWSPIWIGLYALHLERWLAHFPLEQIHFVHGERLVSDPAGELGRVQDFLGLQRIITDKHFYFNKTKGFPCLKKPEGSSKPHCLGRTKGRPHADIHPQVILRLRQFYQPHNLRFYQMTGQDFGW, translated from the exons ATGATCGCCGATGTGATGCAGAAACCAGGTCACCCTGCACTGCACAGCAG GAAGAAGTTGCCTCTGAGCACATTTGGAGAAGTGGGCTTCAGCATTCCAGCAGTGGCGCTCAGGTGTGGGGTGGCAGTTGGTGCCGCAAGCCCTCAGCCAATGCCTGACTG GAACCTGATGCCCAAAGCTCTGGAGGGCCAGGTGGTCCTGGAGAAGACACCCAGGTACTTTGTGACGGCGGATAGCCCCGGCCGGATCCACTCCATGTCCCAGGAGGTCAAACTGATCGTGGTGGTGCGTGACCCTGTGACCCGCGCCATCTCTGACTACACCCAGATCATATCCAAGACTCCTGGCGTTCCCAGCTTTGAGTCCCTGACGTTCCATAACGGGACGGAGGAGGCGTTGAAGGTGGACTCCCTGTGGAGCCCCATCTGGATTGGCCTGTATGCTCTGCACCTGGAGAGGTGGCTGGCCCACTTCCCCTTGGAACAGATCCACTTTGTCCATGGGGAGAGGCTGGTGAGCGACCCTGCAGGGGAGCTGGGCAGAGTCCAAGACTTTCTGGGACTTCAGAGGATCATCACAGACAAACACTTCTACTTCAACAAGACGAAGGGTTTCCCCTGCCTGAAGAAGCCAGAGGGCAGCAGCAAGCCCCACTGCCTGGGCAGAACCAAGGGCAGGCCACATGCTGACATCCATCCTCAGGTCATCCTCAGGTTACGTCAGTTCTACCAGCCACACAACCTGCGCTTCTACCAGATGACAGGGCAGGACTTTGGCTGGTAG
- the LOC112234043 gene encoding LOW QUALITY PROTEIN: dehydrogenase/reductase SDR family member 7C-B-like (The sequence of the model RefSeq protein was modified relative to this genomic sequence to represent the inferred CDS: inserted 2 bases in 1 codon), whose amino-acid sequence MDLEYLLSMDPAAILLVPVVVVVXARVILCGKTWEKLEGFADNLTSAADPKLTFPPKLVLVDFGDMNSMPDVIVETLECYGCVDVLILNSSLKVKAPVQSTSLKMDKLVMDNNYFGPITVAKGLLPSMMSRRTGHVILVNSIQGKLAMPFRATYAASKHAVQAFFDCLRAEVQEYGISVSTVNHTFIISPPPGEKTKKSIWSIFSKQKVMGITPAEAASEILKILNSKKREVVMAHSLPKMAIYARSLFPNVFFAVMAAGVNNAAGVNNIAALADSEEP is encoded by the exons ATGGACCTGGAATATCTGTTG AGTATGGACCCAGCTGCAATTCTGCTGGTGCCTGTTGTGGTGGTGGT AGCTAGAGTCATCCTTTGCGGAAAAACTTGGGAAAAACTTGAAGGTTTTGCTGATAACCTGACTAGCGCTGCAGACCCTAAATTA ACCTTCCCTCCTAAACTTGTGCTGGTGGATTTCGGTGACATGAACAGCATGCCAGATGTGATCGTAGAGACGCTGGAGTGTTATGGCTGTGTGGATGTGCTCATTCTCAACAGCAGCCTTAAAGTCAAGGCCCCAGTACAGAGCACATCACTGAAGATGGACAAGCTAGTTATGGACAATAACTACTTTGGCCCTATCACAGTGGCTAAGG GTCTTCTGCCATCCATGATGTCGAGGAGGACTGGCCATGTGATTCTTGTCAACAGCATCCAGGGCAAGCTGGCTATGCCTTTCCGTGCCACTT ATGCTGCCTCTAAGCATGCGGTCCAAGCCTTCTTTGACTGTCTGCGGGCTGAGGTCCAAGAGTATGGCATTTCTGTCAGCACTGTCAACCACACCTTCATCATCTCCCCTCCACCTGGGGAAAAGACCAAGAAGTCCATCTGGTCAA TCTTCTCCAAACAGAAGGTTATGGGCATCACACCAGCAGAGGCTGCCAGTGAGATCCTGAAGATTCTGAACagcaagaagagagaggtggTCATGGCTCACTCCCTCCCCAAGATGGCCATCTATGCCAGATCCCTTTTCCCAAATGTATTTTTCGCTGTGATGGCTGCAGGAGTGAATAATGCTGCAGGAGTGAATAATATTGCAGCTTTAGCAGACTCAGAGGAGCCGTAG